From the Xenorhabdus ishibashii genome, one window contains:
- a CDS encoding VOC family protein yields the protein MKKSTILRIARPTDNLTKIAEMYCHGLNFTILGEFKDHDGFDGIMLGHPNHSWHLEFTHHHNTHVGKAPTKDNLLVFYIEDKIKWQEQTQSMQNAGFILVPSYNPYWDKSGKTFEDIDGYRIVLQYGTSGI from the coding sequence ATGAAAAAATCAACTATTCTTAGAATTGCCAGACCAACAGATAATCTTACTAAAATTGCAGAAATGTATTGTCATGGCTTAAATTTCACCATACTAGGCGAGTTCAAAGATCATGATGGTTTTGATGGTATTATGCTGGGGCATCCCAACCATTCATGGCACCTTGAATTTACTCATCACCACAATACACATGTTGGTAAAGCCCCAACTAAAGATAATTTATTAGTATTTTATATTGAAGATAAGATTAAATGGCAAGAGCAAACACAATCAATGCAAAATGCTGGGTTTATTCTCGTCCCTTCTTATAATCCTTATTGGGATAAGAGCGGAAAAACTTTCGAAGATATAGATGGTTATCGTATTGTATTACAATATGGCACATCAGGAATTTAG
- a CDS encoding lytic polysaccharide monooxygenase, translating into MNIKKSLLLAGLTAFGAIPFSSIAEPDSNHGYIDTPPSRALLCQKSINKNCGPVTYEPQSIEGPKGFPQGGPPDGQIASAGVGQFKQLNEQSIDRWHHVTINKGINKFNWTITARHSTTSWQFYITKPDWDPNKPLTRAQLDLKPFCERFDDGKRPGQTVSLNCDIPDRSGYHVILGVWTIADTANAFYQVIDVDIK; encoded by the coding sequence ATGAATATTAAAAAATCTCTACTTTTGGCGGGATTGACGGCTTTTGGTGCTATCCCATTTTCTAGTATTGCTGAACCAGATTCAAATCATGGATATATTGACACACCGCCAAGCAGGGCACTTTTATGCCAAAAAAGCATCAATAAAAACTGCGGGCCTGTTACGTATGAGCCACAATCGATTGAAGGTCCCAAAGGCTTCCCACAAGGGGGACCACCAGACGGACAAATTGCCAGTGCTGGTGTTGGTCAGTTCAAACAACTCAATGAACAAAGTATAGACCGCTGGCATCATGTCACTATCAATAAAGGAATAAACAAATTTAATTGGACAATAACAGCCCGGCATAGCACCACTTCATGGCAATTCTATATTACCAAACCTGACTGGGATCCAAACAAACCTCTAACACGCGCACAATTAGATCTAAAACCCTTCTGTGAGCGTTTTGATGATGGAAAAAGACCAGGCCAAACTGTTTCTCTAAACTGTGATATTCCCGATCGATCAGGCTACCATGTTATTCTCGGTGTATGGACAATTGCTGATACCGCTAATGCTTTCTATCAAGTTATTGATGTTGACATTAAATAA